The sequence CAGACCATTACAAACAAAAGGGCGCGTATATCTGTCTGGGTGGGTTGCACGTTACTTCGCTACCGGAAGAAGCCGCTGCCCATGCTGATACTATATTCCTTGGCCCAGGAGAAGATACTTGGCCTGAATTTCTGCAAGATTTCAGGGCGGGGCATCCAGGTAAAGTGTATCAATCGAAACTGCGATCGCTCCTCGGCGTCCCTAAAATTCGCCGCGACTTAATTAAGCGTCATCTCTACCTAATTCCTAACTCAATAGTCGTCTCGCGGGGTTGTCCCCACACCTGCGATTTTTGCTACAAAGAAGCATTCTTCAAAGGCGGCAAATCTTTTTACACCCAACCTGTAGACGACGCCTTAGCTGAAATCGACCGCCTACCCGGTAAGCATCTTTATTTTCTAGACGATCATCTATTCGGAAATCCTGAATTTGCCGCCGCTTTATTTGAAGGCATGAAAGGCATGAGCCGCGTTTGGCAGGCAGCAGCAACCGTAGAATCCATCTTAAAGCCACAATTACTAGAAAAAGCCGCCGACGCAGGCTTACGCAGTATGTTTGTAGGCTTTGAAACCCTCAATCCCGCAAATCTCAAAGCACAGCATAAATATCAAAATCTCAATCGAGACTACAGCGCTGCTATCCGCCGCCTGCGGGATGTAGGAGTAATGGTTAATGCCAGCTTTGTTTTTGGTATGGATGATGATGATGAAACCGTTTTCGACCGCACTGTAGAATGGGCAGTGCAACAGGGACTAGAAACTGCTACATTTCATATCCTGACGCCGTATCCCGATACGGCTTTATACAAACGAATGGCAGAACAGGGAAGAATTACCCATAGCAACTGGGATTTATACGATACTCGGCACGTCGTTTACAAGCCAGCGAAAATGACGCCAGAAGTGTTGGAAGCTGGCTATTGGCAAGCATATCGAGATTTTTACCGCTGGAGCAATATTTTTCAGGGTGCTTGGGTTAAAGAAGATTGGGGCGACAGGATGCGGCACTTGGCTTATTCTGGAGCATGGAAGAAATTAGAGCCAGTTTGGGATGCAATTATCCGGCTGAAAACGGTGACTCAATGCTTGCCAGCGTTGGAGAATGTGCTTACCAGTTTTGGTTCGCATCCGGCATCTAAAAAGATCGATCGTATGCTAAAGACCCCTTCTGTGACAGACTTGGATCAGCAGTTGCGGGTGCCATAAAGTAAGGATAAAGATGAAGAAAGAAGGATAAACCATGACAAGACTAATACCCTGACCTAGATTGAGGTATTTTCATCCTTTATGCTTCATACTTTTTTCTATCTCCTGTCTTTTGGCTCCTGGCATCTGTATTAACGCGCTTAGGAGCCAACTAATATGGAATTAAATCTACGGAACGCCTTCAAATATTACCGAGATTTTCAGCATCAAAATCAAGCTATTAATGACCTGGAACAGTGGCTGAAGGCGAATCACCCAGACCAGTTGGAGAAGTTTCAGCAGACTTGGAGAAGCGGAACCAATCTGGAACTTTCTCGCGACGTTACGGGGAAACAGAACAGCAGCGATCGCACAATCCACGTGCCGGGGGTTGCAAATGATATTTATTTGCAAGATCCGATTATTGCAGGTGGCAGTTTCACTTGGGCGGATGCAACCCATAATGGCAAGCGCGTCCTGCACAATAAAGAAACTGTAGAGGATATTATTGCTTTCGCCGAGCAGCTGCAAGCTGCCAGAGATCAGATTGGCCAGCCTTTCCACATTACCAATTGGTATCATCCTCCTTCATCTGGTGAAGTGACGGGTAGGGAGAAAAAGAGCAGTCATCAGCAAGTCGAGGCTGTTGATTTCCGCGTGGAGGGCTACACGGGTCAACAACTGGGGGATGAGTTAAGTTGGTGGCAGGGTGGTTTAGTCACTTACTCATATATCCCCTACTTAATACGTCTAGACAATCGTTCCTACCACCGGGGACAAGCATCATACCCTGGTTAAATGAAGAATGAGAAAGAAGTAAAAAGGCAAAAGAATGGGGTTAGTTCGGTCTTTTGCCTTTTTCCTTTTGGCTTGAGTGCCCTAGCCTTGGCGTTTTAGAAACTATCGCTAACGCACGCCAGGAAAGGAATCGACATACTGAATCTGAATGTCGGGAAAGGTGTCAACAATCTGGACTTTGAGATTTGGGAAGTTTTGCACCATCTGCCATTGACCGCACTGTTGGGCAAAGTTTGTCACCTGTTTTACCTTCAAATCGGGAAAGGCTGATACAACTTTGACTTTAATATCAGGAAATTTATCAACAATCTGCACTTGGCCGTAAAGCTTTTTTCCTTTATAGGTGCAGGTTGCGGCATCAATGGCGCGATCGCTAGCCTCTAGCCGCCTTGCTACGGATGCGTCCGCGATCGCTATTAAACCAACACCAACTACAACCCAACTCAACCCACTTTTCATAACTGCCTCGTTTTAGGTCAAGTTGCCGTGCCGAT comes from Microcoleus sp. FACHB-831 and encodes:
- a CDS encoding D-Ala-D-Ala carboxypeptidase family metallohydrolase translates to MELNLRNAFKYYRDFQHQNQAINDLEQWLKANHPDQLEKFQQTWRSGTNLELSRDVTGKQNSSDRTIHVPGVANDIYLQDPIIAGGSFTWADATHNGKRVLHNKETVEDIIAFAEQLQAARDQIGQPFHITNWYHPPSSGEVTGREKKSSHQQVEAVDFRVEGYTGQQLGDELSWWQGGLVTYSYIPYLIRLDNRSYHRGQASYPG
- a CDS encoding B12-binding domain-containing radical SAM protein, whose protein sequence is MKVKMILPALTEAISPHWRPIKYSLFPPLGLATIASFFSEDDEITLQDEHVERLNLDDEPDLVVIQVYITSAYRAYELADHYKQKGAYICLGGLHVTSLPEEAAAHADTIFLGPGEDTWPEFLQDFRAGHPGKVYQSKLRSLLGVPKIRRDLIKRHLYLIPNSIVVSRGCPHTCDFCYKEAFFKGGKSFYTQPVDDALAEIDRLPGKHLYFLDDHLFGNPEFAAALFEGMKGMSRVWQAAATVESILKPQLLEKAADAGLRSMFVGFETLNPANLKAQHKYQNLNRDYSAAIRRLRDVGVMVNASFVFGMDDDDETVFDRTVEWAVQQGLETATFHILTPYPDTALYKRMAEQGRITHSNWDLYDTRHVVYKPAKMTPEVLEAGYWQAYRDFYRWSNIFQGAWVKEDWGDRMRHLAYSGAWKKLEPVWDAIIRLKTVTQCLPALENVLTSFGSHPASKKIDRMLKTPSVTDLDQQLRVP